One Entomomonas asaccharolytica DNA segment encodes these proteins:
- a CDS encoding type IV pilus twitching motility protein PilT: protein MEITELLAFSAEHKASDLHLSAGLPPMIRVDGDVRRINLPPLDHKQVHSLVYDIMNDRQRKEYEENLETDFSVEVPGLARFRVNAFNQNRGAAAVFRTIPSKVLTMTELGMGDVFEKVCNNDRGLVLVTGPTGSGKSTTLAAMVDYVNATRYEHILTIEDPIEFVHESKKCLVNQREVHRDTLGFNEALRSALREDPDIILVGEMRDLETIRLALTAAETGHLVFGTLHTSSAAKTIDRIIDVFPAAEKAMIRSMLSESLQAVISQKLIKKIGGGRVAAHEIMIGTPAIRNLIREDKVAQMNSSIQTGAQVGMKTMDASLRLLVEKGFIERIYLKKTD from the coding sequence ATGGAAATCACTGAACTATTAGCGTTTAGCGCAGAACACAAAGCATCAGACTTACATTTATCTGCGGGATTACCGCCAATGATCCGTGTGGATGGGGATGTACGTCGTATAAACCTCCCTCCTTTAGATCATAAGCAAGTGCATAGCCTTGTTTACGATATTATGAATGATAGACAACGTAAGGAATACGAAGAAAACTTGGAAACAGACTTTTCTGTTGAAGTTCCTGGTTTGGCACGTTTCCGGGTAAATGCTTTTAATCAAAATCGTGGCGCAGCGGCCGTATTTCGTACCATTCCTTCTAAAGTATTAACCATGACCGAGTTAGGCATGGGCGATGTATTTGAGAAAGTTTGTAATAATGATCGTGGTTTAGTGTTGGTAACAGGACCTACGGGTTCTGGTAAATCAACTACACTTGCAGCTATGGTGGATTATGTTAATGCCACCCGTTATGAACATATTTTAACCATTGAAGACCCTATTGAATTCGTTCATGAATCTAAAAAATGCCTTGTTAACCAACGTGAAGTTCATAGGGATACCTTAGGATTTAATGAAGCTTTACGTAGTGCACTGCGTGAAGACCCTGATATCATCCTTGTAGGTGAAATGCGTGACTTGGAAACTATTCGTTTGGCATTAACTGCCGCAGAAACTGGTCACTTGGTATTTGGTACATTACATACCAGTTCAGCTGCAAAAACCATTGACCGTATTATTGATGTATTCCCAGCTGCTGAAAAAGCAATGATCCGTTCCATGCTCTCGGAATCATTACAAGCAGTAATCTCACAGAAATTGATTAAGAAGATTGGTGGGGGCCGTGTTGCTGCCCATGAAATCATGATTGGTACACCTGCCATTAGAAACTTGATTCGTGAAGATAAGGTTGCACAAATGAACTCTTCTATTCAAACGGGCGCTCAAGTAGGTATGAAAACTATGGATGCTAGTTTGAGGCTGTTAGTTGAGAAAGGCTTTATTGAAAGGATTTATTTGAAAAAAACGGATTAA
- the sohB gene encoding protease SohB encodes MAFLLEYASFLLKTVTLVIAIIAVLIFIVSLKSRKHEAQKGQLQIQKINEHFDKLHDQLEEAIFEKDVLKKLKKEKTKQQKADKGKQPTTKSRVFVLDFIGDIKASAVENLRQEITAILTIATPADEVVVRLESPGGMVHSYGLAASQLSRIREANIPLTICVDKVAASGGYMMACIGNRIYSAPFAILGSIGVVAQIPNAHKLLKKHDIDYEVMTAGEYKRTMTIFGENTAKGREKFQEDLEITHQLFKSFVAANRPHLNIDEIATGETWLGTAALEKHLVDSIVTSDQYLMDKAKQADIYCVHYVIKRGLQEKIGFGAAATVDHVLTKGLDHLNQLRFWR; translated from the coding sequence GTGGCTTTTTTATTAGAATATGCTAGTTTCCTTTTAAAAACAGTAACACTCGTTATTGCTATTATTGCTGTGCTTATATTTATCGTCAGCTTAAAAAGCCGTAAACATGAAGCTCAAAAAGGCCAATTACAAATTCAAAAAATTAATGAGCATTTTGATAAACTTCATGATCAACTCGAAGAGGCTATTTTTGAGAAAGACGTTCTAAAAAAACTCAAAAAAGAAAAAACAAAGCAGCAAAAAGCGGATAAAGGTAAACAACCAACAACCAAATCTAGAGTCTTTGTTTTAGATTTTATAGGTGATATCAAAGCGTCTGCGGTTGAAAATTTACGTCAAGAAATAACTGCGATTTTGACTATTGCCACTCCTGCTGATGAGGTAGTTGTTCGTTTAGAAAGCCCTGGTGGTATGGTGCATAGCTACGGATTGGCGGCCTCGCAACTATCTAGAATTCGTGAAGCCAATATTCCATTGACAATATGTGTGGACAAAGTTGCTGCTAGTGGTGGCTATATGATGGCCTGTATAGGTAACCGTATTTATTCTGCACCTTTTGCTATTTTAGGCTCTATTGGTGTCGTGGCCCAAATACCCAATGCTCATAAACTATTAAAAAAACATGATATTGATTATGAAGTGATGACAGCGGGTGAATATAAACGCACCATGACTATATTTGGTGAAAATACTGCCAAAGGTCGTGAAAAATTCCAAGAAGATTTAGAAATCACTCATCAACTTTTTAAAAGCTTTGTAGCAGCCAACCGCCCACATCTTAATATTGATGAAATAGCCACAGGTGAAACATGGTTGGGTACGGCTGCCTTAGAAAAACATTTGGTTGATAGTATCGTCACCAGTGATCAGTACTTAATGGATAAAGCTAAACAAGCTGATATTTACTGTGTTCATTATGTTATCAAGAGAGGCCTACAGGAAAAAATAGGCTTTGGTGCTGCAGCTACTGTAGATCACGTATTAACCAAAGGATTAGATCATCTCAATCAATTACGTTTTTGGCGTTAA
- a CDS encoding toxin-antitoxin system YwqK family antitoxin gives MKNWAVFIAIILCSMAVIGYTEDFTSSENSLLSSSQSTIYYFDKDWRPVIAPTKDGYYRKVLSINNMGITVQDFYQNSNQKQSEPFTFNRPTDLVDGLPKSIHGGLILWYENGQKNMEANYKDGQKDGLLTSWHSNGQKELEQYYIDGKENGYAVYWNEQGNKTLEIYFIDGQFETVSYWEEGKKVAEKQYKKGKKEGVSTYWDKSGNKYSIETYHNDKLHGPHVTYYPNQNKQSEFVYNNNTATEITIWHKNNQKAAYLKRNDSNINCSIWDDQGSVIYTGDNNERCTSTIRNMIE, from the coding sequence ATGAAAAACTGGGCAGTTTTTATTGCTATTATTCTATGCAGTATGGCAGTTATAGGATACACAGAAGATTTTACAAGTAGTGAAAATTCGCTATTATCTTCATCACAAAGCACCATCTATTATTTCGATAAAGATTGGCGACCTGTAATAGCCCCCACTAAAGATGGCTATTATAGAAAAGTTTTATCAATCAATAATATGGGAATTACTGTACAAGATTTTTATCAAAACTCTAACCAGAAACAATCTGAGCCTTTTACATTTAACAGGCCTACTGATCTTGTAGATGGCCTACCTAAAAGTATTCATGGTGGCTTAATATTATGGTATGAAAATGGCCAGAAAAATATGGAAGCTAATTATAAGGATGGTCAGAAAGATGGGCTATTAACCAGTTGGCATAGTAATGGTCAAAAAGAACTAGAACAATATTACATTGATGGCAAAGAAAATGGTTATGCTGTTTATTGGAATGAACAAGGTAATAAAACTCTTGAAATTTACTTTATAGATGGTCAATTTGAAACCGTTTCCTATTGGGAAGAGGGTAAGAAAGTGGCTGAGAAACAGTATAAAAAAGGCAAAAAGGAAGGGGTCAGTACCTATTGGGATAAATCTGGTAATAAATACTCTATAGAAACCTATCATAATGATAAATTACACGGCCCTCATGTTACCTATTATCCAAACCAAAATAAACAAAGTGAGTTTGTATATAACAATAATACAGCGACTGAAATTACTATATGGCACAAAAACAACCAGAAAGCTGCGTATTTAAAAAGAAATGATTCAAACATAAATTGCAGTATTTGGGACGATCAGGGTTCTGTTATTTATACTGGCGATAACAATGAACGCTGTACCTCTACTATCCGCAATATGATAGAGTAG
- the nudC gene encoding NAD(+) diphosphatase, whose amino-acid sequence MDSFVKANIPLQTTQKNLLLIYANNQFLCTDQYQVLFVLDDLFSSINQVDHQIISLGLWNNIPVHLVILDKQYSLLSHTHWQSLRPLMLQIDPITFKLLGYAAQLATWAIDYKFCGRCGSRMQHNSKQHHMYCVACNNIVYPRLNPCMIILITRGDEILLARSPRFANNMYSTLAGFVEAGESVEDCVHREVHEEVGITINNLRYIGSQNWPYPYSLMLGFHADYAAGEITPQPDEIEDAQWFTIKKLPELPPKQAISRYLIDLYIAEKLATAKPTFPH is encoded by the coding sequence TTGGACTCTTTCGTAAAAGCTAATATTCCATTACAAACAACTCAAAAGAACTTATTATTGATCTATGCAAATAATCAGTTTTTATGTACAGACCAATATCAAGTTCTTTTTGTTTTAGATGATCTATTCTCATCGATTAATCAAGTTGATCATCAGATAATTAGCTTAGGTTTATGGAATAATATTCCTGTTCATCTTGTTATTTTAGATAAGCAATACTCCTTACTATCCCACACCCACTGGCAATCATTACGGCCACTAATGTTGCAAATAGATCCTATCACTTTTAAATTGTTGGGTTATGCTGCACAATTAGCTACATGGGCTATTGATTATAAATTCTGTGGCCGTTGCGGTAGTAGAATGCAGCACAATAGCAAACAGCATCATATGTATTGTGTAGCCTGTAACAATATAGTTTATCCACGCCTTAATCCCTGTATGATCATTCTTATCACAAGAGGCGATGAAATATTATTGGCTCGTTCACCGCGTTTTGCTAACAACATGTATAGCACTTTAGCAGGCTTTGTTGAAGCAGGTGAATCTGTAGAGGATTGCGTACATCGTGAAGTACATGAAGAAGTAGGCATTACCATTAATAATTTACGTTATATTGGCAGCCAAAACTGGCCTTATCCCTACTCTTTAATGCTAGGCTTTCATGCTGATTATGCAGCTGGAGAAATAACACCTCAACCTGATGAAATTGAAGATGCCCAATGGTTTACTATTAAAAAACTTCCAGAACTTCCACCTAAACAAGCTATTTCAAGATACTTAATAGATCTTTATATCGCTGAAAAATTAGCTACCGCCAAACCAACCTTTCCACACTAA
- a CDS encoding IMPACT family protein: MAFTLSEPFQVIEEIKKSRFLVQVAPISTIEQASEFIEKVSDPTATHNCWAWKIAQNYRFNDDGEPSGTAGRPILTAIEGQQCDSIVAIVTRWFGGIKLGTGGLARAYGGSVARCLQQAPLIELIPRISCQFSCYYHEWPLLENRLNSLEATIEQQNFDAEGISLLLALPKQNISTLQQLLNDLTKGRVQANILHNNN, from the coding sequence ATGGCTTTTACTTTATCAGAACCTTTTCAAGTTATCGAAGAAATAAAAAAAAGTCGCTTTCTCGTACAAGTTGCTCCTATCAGTACAATTGAACAAGCTTCTGAGTTCATTGAAAAAGTCAGTGATCCAACAGCAACACATAATTGTTGGGCGTGGAAAATAGCTCAAAACTATCGCTTTAACGATGATGGCGAACCCTCAGGTACAGCAGGTAGACCAATACTAACAGCAATCGAAGGCCAGCAATGTGACTCTATAGTAGCAATTGTTACGCGTTGGTTTGGTGGTATAAAATTAGGCACAGGCGGTCTTGCAAGAGCATATGGTGGCAGCGTTGCTCGCTGCTTACAGCAAGCACCCCTTATTGAATTAATTCCTCGTATTTCTTGCCAATTTAGCTGCTACTATCATGAATGGCCTTTATTAGAAAATAGGTTAAACTCTCTAGAGGCGACAATTGAACAACAAAATTTTGATGCAGAAGGAATATCATTATTATTAGCACTACCTAAACAAAATATCTCCACACTCCAACAATTATTAAATGATTTAACTAAAGGAAGGGTTCAAGCCAATATTCTTCATAATAACAACTAA
- a CDS encoding PilT/PilU family type 4a pilus ATPase: MEFEKLLQFMVDKKASDLFLTVGVPPCIKVDGKLSPLPVDKLNGDRMKELARLLMTERQQKEFASTQECNFAVSYPGIGRFRVSAYIQRNQVGMVLRRIVTEIPSLEQLALPRIIKDLAMVKRGLVLFVGATGAGKSTSLAAMVDYRNTHSTGHIISIEDPIEYLFNHKNCIVTQREVGLDTESFEIALKNTLRQAPDVIMIGEVRTRQTMEYALAFAETGHLCLATLHANNANQALDRIISFFPTERHSQVWLDLSLNLRAIVAQQLIPNKTGVGRQAAVEVLLGTPLVSDMIRTGQVTELKGIMSRSVELGMQTFDQALFDLFERGLISYESALACADSVNDLRLMIKLNSEKNVKASSSELSGVKLKDYDDEEDDDI; this comes from the coding sequence ATGGAGTTTGAGAAATTATTACAGTTCATGGTTGATAAGAAAGCCTCTGACTTATTTTTAACAGTGGGAGTTCCACCTTGTATTAAAGTTGATGGCAAGTTATCTCCATTACCTGTAGATAAACTAAACGGAGACAGGATGAAAGAGTTGGCTAGGTTATTAATGACCGAACGCCAACAAAAAGAGTTTGCTTCTACACAGGAGTGTAACTTTGCAGTTAGTTATCCTGGAATTGGACGTTTTAGGGTGAGTGCTTATATTCAGCGTAATCAAGTGGGCATGGTATTACGTCGGATTGTTACTGAGATTCCTAGCCTAGAGCAGTTGGCCTTACCGAGAATTATCAAAGACTTAGCCATGGTAAAACGTGGCTTGGTCTTGTTCGTTGGGGCTACAGGTGCAGGTAAATCTACTTCACTAGCAGCGATGGTAGATTATCGTAATACTCATTCTACAGGGCATATTATTTCGATTGAGGACCCCATCGAATATTTGTTTAATCATAAGAACTGTATTGTAACGCAACGGGAAGTTGGGCTTGATACAGAGTCGTTTGAAATTGCTCTTAAAAATACCTTACGTCAGGCACCTGATGTTATTATGATTGGTGAGGTACGTACCCGTCAAACCATGGAGTATGCATTGGCTTTTGCTGAAACTGGGCATTTATGTTTAGCGACCTTACATGCTAATAATGCAAACCAAGCATTAGATCGTATTATCAGCTTTTTCCCAACTGAACGTCATTCGCAAGTATGGCTAGACTTATCATTAAATCTACGGGCGATTGTAGCGCAGCAATTAATTCCTAATAAAACGGGTGTAGGTCGTCAAGCAGCTGTAGAAGTATTATTAGGAACACCACTTGTATCGGATATGATTCGTACAGGTCAAGTAACAGAGTTAAAAGGCATTATGTCTCGTTCCGTTGAGTTAGGCATGCAAACCTTTGACCAAGCCTTATTTGATCTATTTGAGAGAGGTTTAATCTCTTATGAATCAGCATTAGCTTGTGCAGACTCTGTAAATGACTTACGTTTAATGATTAAATTAAACTCTGAGAAAAATGTTAAAGCTTCCTCAAGTGAATTATCAGGTGTCAAATTAAAAGACTATGATGACGAAGAGGATGATGATATTTAA
- a CDS encoding alpha/beta fold hydrolase, whose translation MFDAKEVRIQLPHVELAGLEYGDPQGEPVLALHGWLDNAMSFVRLNPKLKGMRIIAIDLMGHGFSQHKPAGTGYQLWEAVFSTVAVIHKLGWQRCSLLGHSLGAIISVMTAAIRPDLVKQLMLIDGLVAYSKQPTEFPQQLQHAMLGFAKSLSQPQTVKVYDCIDTMIQRRQKGLVPISYEAASLLMERGAKAVAGGYSWRSDSQLMIPSPFPLTDDAAWSYAEQITCPTHLILAKQGLLIENKHFMQRLAQLNTCKVEVLEGGHHLHLDTEQSAQEVADYFNDCFLI comes from the coding sequence ATGTTTGATGCAAAGGAAGTACGAATTCAATTACCTCATGTTGAACTAGCAGGCTTGGAGTATGGTGATCCTCAAGGAGAACCTGTATTAGCACTACATGGTTGGTTAGATAACGCCATGAGCTTTGTGCGTTTAAATCCAAAATTAAAAGGTATGCGTATTATTGCCATAGACTTAATGGGGCATGGCTTTTCGCAACATAAACCTGCAGGAACAGGCTATCAATTGTGGGAAGCTGTATTTAGTACAGTTGCCGTGATACATAAACTAGGCTGGCAGCGATGTTCATTATTAGGGCATTCTTTGGGGGCTATCATTTCTGTAATGACTGCGGCTATCCGTCCAGATTTAGTTAAACAATTAATGTTAATAGATGGTTTAGTTGCTTACTCTAAGCAGCCTACAGAATTTCCTCAGCAGTTACAGCATGCTATGTTAGGGTTTGCTAAATCACTTTCTCAGCCGCAAACAGTGAAAGTTTATGATTGTATAGATACTATGATTCAAAGGCGACAAAAAGGATTAGTACCCATCAGTTATGAAGCAGCCAGTTTGCTAATGGAAAGAGGTGCTAAGGCTGTAGCAGGGGGGTATAGTTGGCGTTCTGATAGTCAGTTAATGATCCCTTCACCTTTTCCGTTAACGGATGATGCGGCATGGTCTTATGCGGAGCAAATAACTTGCCCCACCCATTTGATTTTAGCTAAACAAGGTTTATTAATTGAAAATAAGCATTTTATGCAGCGTTTAGCACAATTAAATACTTGTAAAGTAGAGGTATTAGAAGGTGGCCATCATTTACATTTAGATACTGAACAATCTGCACAAGAGGTAGCGGATTATTTTAATGATTGTTTTTTAATATGA
- a CDS encoding TSUP family transporter, which yields MDPFSLSPELLLILSVVAFIAGFIDAIAGGGGLITVPALLTAGVPPHLVLGTNKLSATFGSATASFAYYRKKLFLPKLWWPNLLATAVGAVIGAVIAHNLSASFLEKFLPIIVFSCGLYFLFSKTPNKTMADNVIIKKPRQLPQGFTLGFYDGIAGPGTGAFWMVSTLLMYPVDLLRASGVARTMNFVSNGMALAVFIAYNQVAWLLGLCMGLALMMGAYLGANSAIKGGSKLIRPIFICVVMAITIRLVWKGWFGGS from the coding sequence TTGGATCCTTTTTCTCTCAGTCCTGAGTTATTATTAATACTATCGGTTGTTGCTTTTATTGCAGGTTTTATTGATGCAATTGCTGGTGGAGGAGGTTTAATTACGGTGCCTGCATTATTAACTGCTGGAGTACCTCCTCACCTAGTATTAGGGACTAATAAGTTAAGTGCAACTTTTGGTTCAGCTACTGCTAGCTTTGCTTATTATCGAAAGAAATTATTTTTACCTAAACTTTGGTGGCCTAATCTATTAGCAACAGCTGTAGGTGCTGTAATAGGTGCTGTGATTGCACATAATTTATCAGCCAGTTTTTTAGAAAAATTCTTGCCAATTATTGTCTTTAGTTGTGGTCTGTATTTTCTATTTTCAAAAACACCTAATAAAACGATGGCTGACAATGTAATTATCAAAAAGCCTAGACAATTGCCTCAGGGATTTACATTAGGGTTTTATGATGGGATTGCAGGGCCTGGTACAGGTGCCTTTTGGATGGTAAGTACATTATTAATGTACCCTGTTGATTTATTGAGAGCCAGTGGCGTTGCAAGAACCATGAACTTTGTCAGTAATGGCATGGCATTAGCTGTATTTATTGCTTATAACCAAGTGGCTTGGTTATTGGGTCTTTGTATGGGGTTGGCTTTAATGATGGGGGCTTATTTAGGTGCTAACAGTGCCATTAAAGGCGGCTCTAAGCTTATAAGACCTATTTTTATTTGTGTGGTAATGGCTATTACTATTCGTTTAGTGTGGAAAGGTTGGTTTGGCGGTAGCTAA
- a CDS encoding SCP2 sterol-binding domain-containing protein: protein MSADEIIEQLKSKFNPEAAQGKDLTFQFMIEGYQNYSLKVKDGTCVIVEGVVNDADVTLSMDKQDFKAMLNKELNAMMALMTGKLRIDGNPLLAMQLSQLFSI from the coding sequence ATGAGTGCTGATGAAATTATTGAACAATTAAAGTCAAAATTTAACCCAGAAGCTGCTCAAGGAAAAGATTTAACGTTTCAGTTTATGATTGAAGGTTATCAAAATTATAGCTTGAAAGTAAAAGATGGCACTTGTGTTATTGTTGAAGGTGTTGTCAATGATGCTGATGTTACGTTAAGTATGGATAAACAAGACTTCAAGGCAATGTTAAATAAAGAATTGAATGCAATGATGGCATTGATGACAGGTAAATTAAGAATCGATGGTAACCCATTGTTAGCCATGCAATTAAGCCAATTATTTTCTATATAG